A genomic stretch from Penicillium digitatum chromosome 4, complete sequence includes:
- a CDS encoding Peptidase M20: MLTTELSETEVSALRANKERLANDLHHSCQWGSGIRWGDGPTDTGMQRLALSEDDKRVRDWFVQTMKDLKCNVTVDEMGNIFAVRPGRRADVPATFIGSHLDTQPTGGRYDGILGVLAGMEVIKTMNDMGLETEGGVGVVDWTNEEGARFPISMISSGVWAECIALAHAHNLKEVPTVASLPTAASAPETMKSALQKIGYLGDIPCSYKSTPMAAHFEVHIEQGPYLVSANQRVGVVTAVQAYRWFRLNVIGRDTHTGTTAFEHRADALYAFARMMVRAREVASSKGCLASVGIVEAKPGSVNTVPGEVNFSLDIRGPETELVAEVEKELRIAFDAIAAAEGAGIHKPCRVEWTLDFDSPAAKFHEDCIGCVQQSAQAIVAGASVADTKSLVRTIMSGAGHDSVFTSKRVPTSMVFIPCRDGLSHHPEEFSTADDCATGASVILQAVVRYDRKRFS; encoded by the exons TGGACCCACAGATACTGGCATGCAGCGCCTGGCGCTTTCAGAAGATGACAAAAGGGTCCGTGATTGGTTCGTTCAGACAATGAAGGATCTCAAGTGCAACGTCACCGTCGATGAGATGGGAAATATCTTTGCTGTTCGTCCTGGTCGGAGAGCGGATGTACCCGCCACATTCATCGGCAGTCACCTCGATACACAACCGACTGGTGGGAGATACGATGGTATCCTGGGTGTGTTGGCAGGTATGGAAGTTATCAAGACCATGAACGACATGGGTCTTGAGACAGAGGGCGGAGTCGGAGTTGTCGACTGGACCAA CGAGGAGGGTGCCCGATTCCCAATCAGTATGATCTCAAGTGGTGTATGGGCCGAGTGTATCGCATTGGCACATGCGCATAATCTTAAAGAAGTGCCGACCGTGGCATCACTTCCCACGGCAGCATCAGCACCTGAGACCATGAAGAGTGCCCTACAGAAGATTGGTTACTTGGGTGATATTCCGTGCTCGTACAAATCGACACCCATGGCCGCCCATTTTGAAGTTCACATCGAGCAAGGCCCGTACCTAGTATCGGCAAACCAGCGAGTCGGAGTTGTGACAGCGGTGCAGGCCTACAGATGGTTCCGTCTCAACGTCATCGGTCGAGATACACACACAGGCACCACCGCCTTTGAGCATCGGGCAGACGCCCTCTATGCATTTGCCCGAATGATGGTGAGAGCACGGGAAGTGGCATCTTCGAAGGGTTGCCTGGCCAGTGTTGGCATTGTCGAGGCAAAGCCCGGCAGCGTTAACACAGTTCCTGGAGAGGTGAACTTTAGCTTGGACATCCGTGGGCCTGAGACAGAGCTAGTGGCCGAAGTCGAGAAGGAGCTGCGCATTGCCTTCGATGCCATTGCCGCCGCTGAGGGTGCTGGTATCCACAAGCCCTGCCGCGTCGAGTGGACTCTTGATTTCGACTCGCCTGCTGCGAAGTTCCATGAAGATTGCATTGGTTGTGTGCAGCAGTCAGCTCAGGCTATTGTGGCAGGTGCTTCTGTTGCGGATACAAAGTCACTGGTGCGAACCATCATGAGTGGTGCTGGCCATGACAGTGTCTTCACCTCCAAGCGTGTCCCAACGAGCATGGTCTTTATTCCATGCAGGGATGGTCTCAGTCATCACCCTGAGGAGTTCTCCACAGCTGATGATTGCGCGACTGGAGCATCTGTCATTTTGCAGGCTGTGGTCCGCTATGACCGAAAGAGATTCTCGTGA